In Pseudomonas deceptionensis, a single window of DNA contains:
- a CDS encoding FecR domain-containing protein, whose translation MSGGSVPTGFAAQVLDQAIDWLVKSRSGVADPHVQAACEQWRAADASHEAAWQALQVAEMAFQKVSALPGRVALDTLSTSARLRSRRQTLKVLGLGLLGAGAGGLVVQQQPWRTMGADYATGVGERRLFNLADGTLLQLNTDSAADVLFTAQQRLIVLRAGEIFIRTGHDPASTAARRTFWVQTREARLEAIGTAFDVRQEPGRTRLMVEEGVVAIHLPVARPVLVQAGSEYVIDTRSARAQPVSTLDVGGWARGALVARQMRLQDLAQELARYRHGWLQCDAAVSDLRVSGVFQLDQIDRALEGLSQSLPVRIERRTRFWTRIVAV comes from the coding sequence ATGAGCGGCGGATCAGTCCCGACTGGATTCGCTGCGCAGGTACTGGATCAGGCGATTGACTGGCTTGTGAAATCCCGGTCGGGTGTCGCTGACCCGCACGTGCAGGCTGCGTGTGAACAGTGGCGAGCGGCCGATGCCAGCCATGAGGCGGCCTGGCAAGCCCTGCAAGTCGCCGAAATGGCCTTTCAAAAAGTCTCGGCGCTGCCCGGTCGCGTGGCCCTCGACACCCTGTCCACCAGCGCTCGACTGCGCTCGCGCCGTCAGACCCTCAAGGTGCTCGGCTTGGGCCTGCTGGGCGCCGGGGCGGGCGGGCTGGTCGTGCAGCAACAACCCTGGCGCACCATGGGCGCCGACTATGCGACCGGCGTGGGGGAGCGGCGCCTGTTCAACCTGGCAGATGGCACTCTATTACAGCTAAATACCGACAGTGCTGCTGATGTGCTGTTCACTGCGCAACAGCGGCTGATTGTTTTGCGCGCTGGCGAGATTTTTATCCGCACAGGCCACGACCCTGCCTCCACGGCCGCACGCAGGACGTTTTGGGTGCAGACCCGTGAGGCGCGGCTGGAGGCAATCGGCACGGCATTCGATGTGCGCCAGGAACCCGGGCGTACCCGGTTGATGGTCGAGGAAGGCGTGGTGGCGATACATCTGCCTGTTGCCCGACCGGTGTTGGTGCAGGCCGGCAGCGAGTATGTGATCGATACCCGGTCGGCGCGCGCGCAGCCCGTCTCGACCCTGGATGTCGGCGGCTGGGCCCGTGGGGCGCTGGTGGCCAGACAGATGCGTTTGCAGGACCTGGCGCAAGAGTTGGCGCGCTACCGTCACGGTTGGTTGCAGTGTGATGCCGCGGTCAGTGATTTGCGTGTGTCCGGGGTGTTTCAGCTGGATCAGATAGATCGTGCACTTGAGGGCCTGAGCCAGTCATTGCCGGTACGGATCGAGCGCAGGACGCGGTTCTGGACGCGGATTGTGGCGGTTTAA
- the glgA gene encoding glycogen synthase GlgA — protein MISAAAPNQEERLHPQVISELISLPGMAPAGKPLLPSASANLNKKKVLFVTSELADLVKTGGLGDVSAALPRAMRHLHDVRVLIPGYPQVLNSDNPIHIIGELGGHAALPACKIGRMDLKDGLVIYVLICPELYEREGSPYGANNGRDWPDNHIRFARLGLAAADIAANLAQIHWQPDLVHAHDWPAGLAPAYMHWRGQRTPTLFTIHNLAYQGVFSRACCPELGIPHHALQQDGMEFYGKLSFLKAGMAYASHITTVSATYAAEITTPAFGCGLDGFLASKTQQGLLSGIPNGIDESWEATTDPHLVAPFSIGDWEARGLNTTHVRALFGLKPSKGPLFAVVSRLVYQKGLDLTEAVAAFIVASGGQIAIIGRGEPEEEHAMRELALRFPGQIGVRIGFNETDARRMFAGSDFLLMPSRYEPCGLSQMYAQRFGSLPVARNTGGLADTIENGVTGFLFDESTVASYEQALKRAFKVFAYPRLLNAMRCRAMAAPFNWCKAVEPYAELYEQLVAKSLLRSVKP, from the coding sequence ATGATCAGTGCTGCTGCGCCAAATCAAGAAGAACGTCTGCACCCGCAAGTTATTAGTGAGCTGATATCACTGCCAGGCATGGCTCCTGCCGGGAAGCCCTTGCTGCCGTCGGCCAGTGCCAACCTCAATAAAAAGAAAGTGCTGTTTGTCACTTCCGAACTGGCCGATCTGGTTAAAACCGGCGGTCTGGGCGATGTGTCGGCCGCCCTGCCACGGGCCATGCGTCACTTGCATGATGTACGGGTGCTGATCCCGGGCTATCCGCAAGTGCTCAATAGTGACAATCCGATTCATATCATCGGCGAACTTGGCGGCCATGCCGCCCTGCCCGCCTGCAAGATCGGGCGCATGGACCTCAAGGACGGGCTGGTCATCTATGTACTGATTTGCCCCGAACTGTATGAGCGCGAAGGCTCACCCTACGGCGCCAATAACGGCCGTGACTGGCCTGACAATCATATTCGCTTCGCCCGCCTGGGCCTGGCTGCAGCCGATATTGCGGCCAACCTGGCACAGATCCACTGGCAGCCCGATCTGGTACACGCCCACGACTGGCCTGCCGGGCTGGCACCAGCCTATATGCATTGGCGCGGTCAACGCACACCTACGCTGTTTACCATCCACAATCTTGCCTACCAGGGTGTATTCAGCCGCGCCTGCTGCCCGGAACTGGGCATCCCGCACCATGCCTTGCAACAGGACGGCATGGAGTTTTATGGCAAGTTGTCGTTCCTCAAGGCCGGCATGGCCTACGCCAGCCATATCACCACGGTCAGTGCGACCTACGCCGCCGAAATCACCACCCCGGCTTTTGGTTGCGGCCTGGATGGCTTTTTGGCCAGCAAAACCCAGCAAGGGCTGCTGAGCGGCATTCCCAATGGCATCGATGAAAGCTGGGAAGCGACAACCGACCCGCATCTGGTTGCCCCGTTCAGCATCGGCGACTGGGAGGCCAGGGGCCTGAACACCACTCATGTCCGCGCCTTGTTCGGCCTCAAGCCGTCCAAAGGTCCTTTGTTTGCCGTGGTTTCGCGCCTGGTGTACCAAAAAGGCCTGGACCTGACCGAAGCCGTAGCGGCTTTTATCGTCGCCTCAGGCGGGCAGATTGCAATTATTGGTCGCGGGGAGCCCGAAGAAGAACACGCCATGCGCGAACTGGCCCTGCGCTTCCCGGGGCAGATCGGGGTGCGCATCGGGTTCAACGAAACCGATGCGCGCCGCATGTTCGCGGGCAGCGATTTCCTGTTGATGCCCTCACGCTACGAGCCCTGCGGTTTGAGCCAGATGTATGCACAACGCTTTGGCTCGCTGCCTGTGGCACGCAACACCGGCGGCCTGGCCGACACCATTGAAAACGGTGTCACCGGCTTTTTGTTCGATGAGTCCACCGTGGCCAGCTACGAGCAAGCGTTGAAACGGGCGTTCAAGGTGTTTGCCTACCCCCGGCTGCTCAACGCCATGCGTTGCCGCGCCATGGCCGCACCGTTCAACTGGTGCAAGGCGGTTGAACCCTACGCCGAGCTGTATGAACAGTTGGTTGCCAAGTCACTGCTTCGTTCCGTCAAGCCTTGA
- a CDS encoding sigma-70 family RNA polymerase sigma factor — MSSSPPNPSLLHSDVRSLYSDHHGWLVNWLRRRLRDTDNAADMAQDTFLYVLGKPEQVARLREPRAWLSSIAKGLLIDRFRRQQVEQAYLNAIAHLPEQDMPAPEERLILLETLTRIDALLDGLKPNVRTAFLLSRLEGLGYQAIAERLGVSLSSVEKYMATAIRHCFLARNAL, encoded by the coding sequence GTGTCGTCATCCCCGCCGAACCCATCGCTATTGCATTCAGACGTGCGCAGCCTCTACAGCGACCACCACGGCTGGCTGGTGAACTGGCTGCGACGGCGTTTGCGCGATACCGACAATGCCGCCGACATGGCGCAAGACACCTTCCTCTACGTGTTGGGCAAGCCGGAACAGGTGGCCCGTTTGCGCGAGCCACGTGCCTGGCTGAGCAGCATCGCCAAGGGTTTGCTGATTGACCGCTTTCGCCGCCAGCAGGTTGAGCAGGCGTACTTGAATGCCATCGCGCATTTGCCTGAGCAGGACATGCCTGCCCCCGAGGAACGTTTGATCCTCCTTGAAACCCTGACCCGGATTGACGCGTTGCTCGACGGCTTGAAGCCCAATGTGCGGACTGCCTTTTTGCTCTCGCGCCTCGAAGGCCTCGGTTATCAGGCGATTGCCGAGCGCCTGGGGGTTAGTCTCAGCTCAGTGGAAAAGTACATGGCTACGGCCATCCGGCACTGTTTCCTTGCGCGAAACGCACTATGA
- the malQ gene encoding 4-alpha-glucanotransferase: MSEAQLEILAGRAGLAVDWIDANGQPQRVQPQVLEAILAGLGLPANSAEAIETSLLNLQLEQQNKRLPPLLTADAGKALDLSRYFHPHSHCVVHLENGQSLAIQLDADAMLPGMIPVGYHRVQLDDQHFTLAVAPAKCFSIGDALHQSAPRAWGLSAQLYSLRRHGDGGFGDTRALETLLQAAGERGADALAISPVHAMFSSAPKHYSPYSPSSRLFLNSLYAAPASILGKEALSKAIEATGLKDELERLEQLPLIDWPAATRAKQTLLRQLYEHFVQDDHPLLADFRQFREQGGEALENHCRFEAVQETCVADNHSLDWRDWPEQWRNPDSPALLHFAEKHRHVIAFYAFCQWLMDRCLARAQATARASGMAVGLIADLAVGADGAGSQAWCRQDELLAKLTVGAPPDQLNRAGQGWGISAFSPEGLKRNGFRAFIEMLRANFAHAGGLRIDHVLGLQRLWLIPLGASPSEGAYLYYPIDDLLRLVALESVRNQAIVLGEDLGTVPDGLREKLSERAILGIRVLLFEQDYGARFKPILDWPDDALATTSTHDLPTLNGWLHGRDIDWNERLGLVDPVAAQRWRENRSIECEGLHRALSQDPQNFQEEAQGNAPTLDASIRFLGHTRAPLVLLPIEDALGLEEQANLPGTISGHPNWCRRLPGDCNTLLDTIDATQRLELLACARQQAHERDR, translated from the coding sequence ATGAGCGAAGCGCAACTTGAAATACTTGCCGGTCGAGCCGGGCTGGCTGTTGACTGGATTGATGCCAACGGCCAGCCACAAAGAGTCCAGCCCCAAGTACTGGAAGCCATATTGGCGGGGCTGGGCCTGCCAGCCAACAGCGCCGAAGCCATTGAAACCAGCTTGCTTAACCTGCAACTGGAGCAACAGAACAAGCGTCTGCCGCCATTACTGACCGCCGACGCTGGCAAGGCCCTGGATTTATCACGCTATTTCCACCCCCACAGTCACTGCGTGGTGCACCTTGAAAACGGTCAGTCGCTGGCGATCCAGCTGGATGCCGACGCGATGCTGCCGGGCATGATCCCCGTCGGCTACCACCGGGTGCAGCTGGACGACCAGCATTTCACCCTGGCCGTGGCCCCGGCCAAGTGCTTCAGTATCGGCGATGCCTTGCACCAGTCGGCCCCCCGGGCCTGGGGCCTGAGCGCTCAACTGTACTCGTTGCGCCGGCATGGCGACGGCGGCTTCGGCGATACCCGGGCCCTGGAAACCCTGTTGCAGGCCGCTGGCGAGCGAGGCGCCGATGCACTGGCGATCAGCCCCGTGCACGCCATGTTTAGCAGCGCGCCAAAACACTACAGCCCGTACTCACCGTCCAGCCGCCTGTTTCTCAACAGCCTGTATGCCGCTCCGGCCAGCATTCTGGGGAAAGAAGCACTCAGCAAAGCCATTGAGGCCACCGGGCTGAAGGATGAACTGGAGCGGCTGGAACAGCTCCCCCTGATCGACTGGCCCGCCGCAACCCGGGCCAAGCAGACCCTGCTGCGCCAGCTCTACGAGCACTTTGTCCAGGACGATCACCCGCTGCTGGCCGACTTCCGGCAGTTTCGCGAACAGGGTGGCGAGGCGCTGGAAAACCATTGTCGCTTCGAAGCCGTGCAGGAAACCTGTGTGGCCGATAACCACAGCCTCGACTGGCGCGACTGGCCCGAGCAGTGGCGCAATCCTGACAGCCCGGCGCTGCTGCACTTCGCCGAAAAACACCGGCATGTGATCGCTTTTTACGCCTTTTGTCAGTGGTTGATGGACCGCTGCCTGGCTCGCGCACAAGCCACCGCCCGGGCCAGCGGCATGGCCGTTGGCCTGATCGCCGACCTGGCCGTGGGGGCCGATGGTGCGGGCAGCCAGGCCTGGTGCCGGCAGGATGAACTGCTGGCAAAACTGACCGTGGGCGCCCCGCCCGACCAGCTCAACCGCGCAGGCCAGGGCTGGGGCATTTCCGCGTTCTCGCCCGAAGGCCTCAAGCGCAATGGTTTCCGAGCGTTTATCGAAATGTTGCGCGCCAACTTCGCCCACGCAGGCGGGCTGCGCATTGACCATGTACTGGGCTTGCAACGCTTGTGGCTGATCCCCTTGGGGGCATCGCCCAGCGAAGGGGCCTATCTGTATTACCCGATCGATGACCTGCTGCGCCTGGTCGCCCTCGAGTCCGTGCGCAACCAGGCCATCGTCCTGGGTGAAGACCTCGGCACTGTACCCGACGGGCTGCGGGAAAAACTCAGCGAGCGGGCGATCCTCGGCATTCGCGTGCTGCTGTTCGAACAGGACTATGGCGCCCGTTTCAAGCCGATTCTGGACTGGCCGGATGACGCACTGGCCACCACCAGCACCCACGACCTGCCAACCCTCAATGGCTGGCTGCACGGACGCGACATCGACTGGAACGAACGCCTGGGTCTGGTCGATCCGGTGGCCGCGCAGCGCTGGCGCGAAAATCGCAGCATCGAGTGCGAAGGCCTGCACCGCGCCTTGAGCCAGGACCCGCAAAACTTTCAGGAAGAAGCCCAAGGCAACGCGCCGACACTGGACGCCAGCATTCGTTTTCTGGGGCACACCCGTGCGCCACTGGTATTGCTGCCGATAGAGGACGCGCTGGGTCTTGAGGAACAAGCCAATTTGCCGGGCACCATCAGCGGTCACCCCAACTGGTGCCGACGGCTGCCTGGTGATTGCAACACGTTGCTGGACACCATTGATGCCACGCAACGCCTCGAATTGCTGGCCTGTGCCCGCCAGCAAGCCCATGAACGGGACCGATAA
- the rfaD gene encoding ADP-glyceromanno-heptose 6-epimerase, translated as MSIIVTGAAGFIGSNLVKALNRRGERDIIAVDDLTDGDKCRNLADCDIADYFDKREFVQRFATHQLGEVRAVLHQGACSSTVESDGRLMMDNNYRYSCDLLQACQEQSVPLLYASSAAVYGAGRDFSEAREHERPLNVYAYSKCLFDQRVRRLLPKSRSQIVGLRYFNVYGPREQHKGSMASMVWHCFNQYRDRGHVELFGEYGGYPAGGHERDFVSVEDVVKVNLHWLDHPQTSGIFNLGTGCARSFNDLALATINSLRCAEDRPPLTVETAILDGVLRYCEFPQGLKHKYQVYTCADLGQLREAGYREPMMGLEEGVQRYCAGLLAT; from the coding sequence ATGAGCATCATCGTGACCGGGGCTGCCGGGTTTATCGGCAGTAATCTGGTAAAGGCGCTTAACCGGCGTGGCGAGCGCGACATCATCGCCGTGGACGACCTGACCGATGGCGACAAGTGCCGCAACCTGGCGGACTGCGATATCGCCGATTACTTCGACAAGCGCGAGTTCGTGCAACGCTTTGCCACTCATCAGTTGGGTGAAGTGCGGGCCGTGCTGCATCAAGGGGCCTGCTCCAGCACGGTCGAAAGTGACGGCCGGTTGATGATGGACAACAACTACCGTTACAGCTGCGATCTGTTGCAGGCCTGCCAGGAACAGTCGGTGCCTCTGCTGTATGCCTCTTCGGCGGCGGTTTACGGGGCCGGCAGGGATTTTAGCGAAGCCCGTGAGCATGAGCGGCCCTTGAATGTGTATGCCTATTCCAAGTGCCTGTTCGACCAGCGCGTGCGCCGGTTACTGCCCAAATCGCGCAGCCAGATCGTCGGCTTGCGTTACTTCAATGTTTACGGCCCCCGTGAGCAGCATAAGGGGTCCATGGCTTCGATGGTCTGGCACTGTTTCAACCAGTACCGCGATCGTGGCCATGTCGAGTTGTTTGGCGAGTACGGCGGTTATCCGGCGGGCGGGCATGAGCGTGATTTTGTGTCGGTTGAGGATGTGGTCAAGGTCAACCTGCACTGGCTGGATCATCCACAAACCAGCGGTATTTTCAACCTAGGCACCGGGTGCGCCCGTTCATTCAATGATCTGGCGCTGGCAACGATCAACAGCTTGCGCTGTGCTGAGGATCGACCGCCTTTGACCGTGGAAACCGCCATTCTGGACGGCGTATTGCGCTACTGCGAATTCCCGCAGGGGCTCAAGCACAAATATCAGGTCTATACCTGCGCGGACCTTGGGCAATTGCGCGAGGCGGGTTATCGCGAGCCGATGATGGGGCTGGAGGAGGGGGTGCAACGGTATTGTGCAGGGCTTCTTGCAACTTGA
- a CDS encoding serine/threonine transporter yields MNDQANSVDERFDETPATLSRWNRHDTTWMLGLFGTAIGAGTLFLPINAGLGGFWPLLILALLAFPMTFYAHRGLTRFVLSGREGSDITDVVEEHFGLRAGAVITLLYFLAIFPILLIYSVALTNTVGSFMLNQMHITPPPRALLSLVLILGLLIVVRCGEQVIVKAMSMMVYPFIVALLFLAVFLIPHWNGGILSTAGTLPEPSALLHTLWLAIPVMVFSFNHSPIISAFAVDQKRRYGTNADERSSQILSRAHLLMVVMVLFFVFSCVLTLSPAQLAEAKAQNLSILSYLANHFDNPTIAFAAPLIAFVAIAKSFLGHYIGASEGLKGLVLKTGKRPGAKNLDRMTAAFMLVVCWAVATLNPSILGMIETMGGPVIATILFLMPMYAIRRVPAMRQYSGQISNVFVTVVGLIAISSLVYSLIP; encoded by the coding sequence ATGAATGACCAGGCTAACAGCGTCGACGAACGCTTCGACGAGACACCCGCGACCCTCAGTCGCTGGAACCGTCATGACACCACCTGGATGCTGGGCCTGTTCGGCACAGCGATTGGCGCAGGTACCTTGTTTTTGCCGATCAACGCAGGGCTGGGCGGCTTTTGGCCGTTACTGATCCTGGCGCTGTTGGCGTTCCCGATGACCTTTTACGCACACCGTGGGCTGACCCGCTTCGTACTCTCCGGGCGCGAAGGTTCAGATATCACTGATGTGGTTGAAGAGCATTTCGGCCTGCGCGCCGGTGCCGTGATCACGCTGCTGTACTTCCTGGCTATTTTCCCGATCCTGCTGATCTACAGCGTAGCGCTGACCAACACGGTCGGCAGCTTTATGCTCAACCAGATGCATATCACCCCGCCACCACGGGCACTGCTGTCGCTGGTGCTGATTCTGGGCCTGCTGATCGTGGTGCGCTGCGGCGAACAAGTGATCGTCAAGGCCATGAGCATGATGGTCTATCCGTTTATCGTCGCGTTGCTGTTTTTGGCGGTGTTTTTGATCCCGCACTGGAACGGCGGCATTCTGAGCACTGCAGGCACGCTGCCTGAACCTTCTGCCCTGTTGCATACCTTGTGGCTGGCGATTCCGGTGATGGTGTTCTCCTTCAACCATTCGCCGATCATCTCGGCCTTCGCCGTTGATCAAAAGCGCCGTTATGGCACCAACGCCGATGAGCGCAGCTCGCAGATCCTGTCACGCGCCCACTTGCTGATGGTGGTGATGGTGCTGTTCTTTGTCTTCAGTTGTGTGCTCACACTGTCGCCAGCGCAACTGGCTGAAGCCAAGGCCCAGAACCTGTCGATCCTGTCTTATCTGGCCAACCACTTCGATAACCCGACCATCGCTTTTGCCGCGCCGCTGATTGCGTTTGTGGCCATTGCCAAGTCTTTCCTGGGCCACTACATCGGCGCCAGCGAAGGCCTTAAAGGTCTGGTACTGAAAACCGGCAAGCGTCCGGGTGCAAAAAACCTCGACCGCATGACCGCCGCTTTCATGCTGGTGGTGTGCTGGGCGGTGGCAACGCTTAACCCAAGCATCCTGGGGATGATCGAAACCATGGGCGGACCGGTGATTGCCACCATTCTGTTCCTGATGCCGATGTACGCGATTCGCCGGGTGCCGGCCATGCGTCAGTACTCGGGCCAGATCTCCAACGTGTTTGTCACGGTTGTGGGCCTGATCGCGATTTCGTCGCTGGTGTACTCGCTGATTCCTTGA
- a CDS encoding DUF4946 domain-containing protein — translation MHFARRLPVFIGLCLLAAVPAASADTLMITWPGGWEVQAVPPAPDDSSVRQRAVKNDANGDPQMVMELTQSTLTPEHKVNMEAVLLQMRKTLQQNFAKGGYQSACNKIRSSTLGGMDALETTCKITQNGNHVITQTLVAATRDNSAYALSYAGPADGYKANEAEVQGIRASLRLGQ, via the coding sequence ATGCACTTTGCTCGCCGTTTACCTGTTTTTATCGGCTTATGCCTGCTCGCAGCAGTGCCCGCGGCCAGTGCCGACACGCTGATGATTACCTGGCCTGGGGGCTGGGAAGTTCAAGCGGTTCCGCCTGCGCCTGACGACAGCAGCGTGCGCCAGCGGGCAGTGAAGAACGACGCCAACGGCGATCCGCAAATGGTCATGGAGCTGACCCAGTCGACCCTGACGCCTGAGCACAAGGTCAATATGGAGGCGGTGTTGTTGCAGATGCGCAAAACCCTGCAACAGAATTTCGCCAAAGGCGGTTACCAGAGCGCCTGCAACAAAATCCGCAGCAGCACCCTGGGCGGCATGGACGCATTGGAAACCACCTGCAAGATCACCCAGAACGGCAACCACGTCATTACGCAGACCCTGGTCGCCGCGACCCGTGACAACAGCGCGTATGCCCTCTCCTACGCCGGCCCGGCAGACGGGTACAAAGCCAACGAGGCCGAAGTACAGGGCATTCGGGCCAGTTTGCGCCTGGGCCAGTAA
- a CDS encoding DUF411 domain-containing protein, whose product MKTPLRLAALSALLLTSMAQAAEQLTIDVHRDANCGCCKAWISHLETNGFKVNDHVEADMSSVKQRLGVQPRLASCHTGVINGKFVEGHVPADQVVALSKRSDLKGIAVPGMPMGSPGMEMGDRKDAYQVIGLRNDGSDQVIAEYPGN is encoded by the coding sequence ATGAAAACCCCATTGCGCCTTGCCGCTCTCTCGGCCCTGTTGCTGACTTCCATGGCCCAGGCCGCCGAGCAACTGACCATTGATGTGCATCGCGACGCCAACTGCGGTTGCTGTAAAGCCTGGATCTCGCACCTTGAAACCAACGGGTTCAAGGTCAATGACCATGTGGAAGCCGACATGAGCAGTGTCAAGCAACGCCTCGGCGTCCAGCCGCGACTGGCTTCGTGCCATACCGGTGTGATCAACGGCAAATTCGTTGAGGGCCATGTGCCCGCCGACCAAGTGGTTGCACTGAGCAAGCGCAGCGACCTTAAAGGGATCGCCGTGCCGGGCATGCCGATGGGCTCACCGGGAATGGAAATGGGCGATCGCAAAGATGCGTATCAGGTCATCGGCCTGCGCAACGATGGCAGCGACCAGGTCATCGCCGAATACCCAGGCAACTGA
- a CDS encoding TonB-dependent siderophore receptor, with product MSRVFRNPSLFSRNRLAIALQAVLLGGVLVGAQSVSAAAVTAQRSFDVPASDLEASLNRFAQQANISLPYAPALVKNKQAPALKGRFDVAQGLLQLLKGSGLAATEGANGVWTLYPLTTGGADGQLQLQATSVTGLALGGTTEGSHSYTTGETSTATKLPLSLRETPQSVTVITRQQMTDQGLGSIAQVLGQTPGITVVHDDSERFNFYSRGFTLDNFQYDGVPTSDFTTNTNGLGMRDMAIYDRVEVVRGATGLMSGVGSPSGAVNLVRKRPTKEFQGSVAGSGGSWDRYRSEMDLSGPLTENGTVRGRVVAAREDGRSFIDRYSSIKDVFYAIGEADLTDATTVYAGIDYQRINSNGSSFGQLPLYYSDGSRTHFKRSMNPAAKWAYADSESTKYFAGVEQRFDSDWLLKVEASHWKGTTWQLQGNLVGWGPFPDKATGEAQFMSGTKDFGINTDSLDAYATGPFEMLGRTHELVVGVNMSSRRTDYLAMNADDLTVNYQDWNNDAPRPTDLSQGLKQKYKTRESAAYAALRLKPTDDLSVIVGTRVVDYDRKGAMTYNAAQTTPTTDDSKTTGKMIPYAGIVYDLSENHSVYASYTDIFTPQSYFDRDDKVLAPMTGQSYEAGFKSEYFGGALNTSFALFMIKQDNYAEYDGMRANGEDAYKAVSGTKTKGFEAQISGEIMTGWQLLAGYTYAQPRDKDGKRINSNHPEQLFKLATSYQLTGDLKDLNVGGNLSWQGSTYSELDSSIKADAKEGSFAVVGLMARYDINENLSASVNLNNVFDREYLSGYGLYSTYYYGDPRNLMVGMKYRF from the coding sequence ATGTCCCGTGTCTTTCGCAACCCTTCTTTATTTTCGCGTAACCGTTTAGCCATCGCCTTGCAGGCGGTTCTACTGGGCGGCGTACTGGTTGGCGCGCAATCGGTCAGCGCAGCGGCCGTCACTGCCCAGCGCAGCTTCGACGTGCCGGCCAGCGATCTGGAGGCGTCGTTGAACCGTTTTGCCCAGCAGGCCAACATCTCCCTGCCTTACGCCCCGGCCCTGGTAAAAAACAAACAGGCACCGGCACTCAAGGGACGTTTTGATGTGGCCCAGGGTTTGCTGCAACTGCTCAAGGGCAGCGGTCTGGCGGCCACTGAAGGCGCTAATGGGGTCTGGACGCTCTACCCGCTGACTACCGGCGGTGCTGACGGCCAATTGCAACTGCAAGCCACCAGCGTCACAGGTCTGGCTTTGGGCGGCACCACAGAAGGCAGCCATTCCTACACCACAGGTGAAACCAGCACCGCGACCAAGTTACCGCTTTCGCTGCGTGAAACGCCGCAATCGGTCACGGTGATTACCCGCCAGCAGATGACCGACCAAGGCTTGGGCAGCATCGCCCAGGTGCTGGGGCAAACGCCGGGCATCACGGTGGTGCATGACGATAGCGAGCGCTTCAACTTTTACTCCCGGGGTTTCACCCTGGACAACTTCCAGTACGACGGTGTGCCGACTTCGGACTTCACCACCAACACCAACGGCCTGGGCATGCGTGACATGGCCATTTACGACCGGGTTGAAGTGGTGCGCGGAGCGACCGGGCTGATGAGCGGCGTGGGCAGCCCGTCCGGCGCGGTGAATCTGGTGCGCAAGCGCCCAACCAAAGAGTTTCAGGGCTCTGTGGCAGGCAGTGGCGGATCATGGGATCGCTATCGCAGCGAGATGGACCTGTCCGGGCCGCTCACTGAAAACGGAACAGTGCGTGGTCGCGTCGTGGCAGCCCGCGAAGATGGCCGTTCCTTTATTGACCGCTATTCCTCCATCAAGGACGTGTTTTACGCCATCGGCGAAGCGGATTTGACTGACGCCACGACCGTCTATGCCGGGATCGACTACCAGCGAATAAATTCCAACGGCTCAAGCTTTGGTCAGTTGCCGTTGTATTACAGCGATGGCAGCCGCACCCACTTCAAGCGCTCAATGAATCCGGCAGCCAAGTGGGCGTATGCCGACAGCGAAAGTACCAAGTACTTCGCCGGGGTTGAGCAACGTTTTGATAGCGACTGGCTGCTCAAGGTCGAGGCCAGCCACTGGAAGGGCACTACCTGGCAGCTGCAGGGCAATCTGGTGGGCTGGGGCCCTTTCCCGGACAAAGCCACCGGCGAAGCACAGTTCATGAGCGGGACCAAAGACTTCGGGATCAACACCGATTCTTTGGACGCCTATGCCACCGGGCCGTTTGAGATGCTGGGCCGCACCCACGAGTTGGTGGTGGGGGTGAACATGAGCAGTCGGCGCACTGATTACCTGGCAATGAATGCGGATGACCTGACCGTCAATTATCAGGACTGGAATAATGACGCACCACGGCCTACGGACTTGAGCCAGGGCTTGAAGCAGAAGTACAAAACCAGGGAGTCGGCAGCCTACGCGGCATTGCGCTTGAAGCCGACCGATGACCTGTCAGTGATTGTGGGAACCCGCGTGGTGGACTACGACCGCAAGGGCGCCATGACCTATAACGCGGCGCAAACGACGCCGACCACGGACGATTCGAAAACAACCGGGAAAATGATTCCTTACGCTGGCATCGTCTATGACCTGAGTGAAAATCACTCGGTCTACGCCAGCTACACCGACATCTTCACCCCGCAAAGTTACTTTGACCGCGATGACAAAGTACTCGCGCCGATGACCGGTCAAAGCTATGAAGCTGGCTTCAAGTCCGAGTATTTCGGCGGCGCGCTGAACACCAGTTTTGCGCTGTTTATGATCAAACAGGACAACTACGCCGAATACGATGGTATGCGCGCTAACGGCGAAGATGCCTACAAAGCGGTGAGCGGCACCAAGACCAAAGGCTTTGAAGCGCAAATCTCTGGCGAGATCATGACCGGCTGGCAATTGCTGGCGGGCTACACCTACGCGCAACCGAGGGACAAAGACGGCAAGCGGATCAACAGCAACCATCCGGAACAGCTATTCAAACTGGCCACCAGCTATCAACTGACCGGCGATCTTAAAGACCTGAACGTGGGCGGCAACCTGTCGTGGCAGGGCTCGACCTACAGCGAGCTGGACTCATCGATCAAGGCCGACGCCAAGGAAGGCAGCTTCGCGGTGGTCGGCCTGATGGCCCGCTATGACATCAATGAAAACCTGAGTGCCTCGGTCAATCTCAACAACGTATTCGACCGCGAATACCTCAGCGGTTATGGCTTGTATTCGACCTATTACTACGGCGATCCACGCAATCTGATGGTGGGGATGAAGTACCGTTTCTGA